A genomic window from Nematostella vectensis chromosome 9, jaNemVect1.1, whole genome shotgun sequence includes:
- the LOC116601886 gene encoding uncharacterized protein LOC116601886, translating into MTDQPTAQDTNTEREPPAWETTLRRCYRLSATSRTTRDVHALCEAYCDHVDAVGEFMSGKLNRIAGQVEEIERERDRLRALCDDYEVENSSLNSKVYGLERELLDEQSINAATILENANLSHEVGVLEDREETLRMEYDHLRMEYDHLRMQIDYADYKDTCDKGTQVPSPNEDPQDMDHPTDYELGYSAAVRTYQPMLLDLDAKVHKFMDKKMKEKTRQKTQLLKKLKRGEYRTRNHQRRNVRKLQGVGQHYDSE; encoded by the exons ATGACTGACCAACCTACTGCCCAAGATACCAACACCGAGAGGGAACCCCCAGCTTGGGAAACTACCTTGAGACGTTGTTACCGCCTCAGCGCCACCTCGAGAACTACGAGAGACGTGCACGCACTTTGTGAAGCGTATTGCGACCACGTGGATGCGGTAGGGGAGTTTATGTCCGGGAAATTGAACAGGATAGCAGGGCAAGTGGAGGAGATAGAGAGAGAGCGCGATAGGCTACGAGCACTATGCGACGACTACGAAGTAGAAAACTCAAGCCTCAACAGCAAGGTGTATGGCCTGGAAAGGGAACTACTGGACGAACAGTCCATCAACGCAGCGACGATATTAGAAAATGCCAACCTCAGCCACGAAGTTGGTGTCCTGGAAGACCGCGAGGAAACCCTACGCATGGAGTACGACCACCTACGCATGGAGTACGACCACCTACGCATGCAAATAGATTACGCCGATTATAAAGACACCTGTGACAAAGGGACGCAAGTACCGTCACCCAACGAGGACCCACAG GACATGGACCACCCTACCGACTACGAGTTAGGGTACAGTGCTGCCGTACGCACGTACCAGCCAATGCTACTAGACCTGGACGCAAAAGTGCACAAGTTCATGGATAAGAAAATGAAAGAGAAGACCCGACAAAAAACCCAGCTGCTGAAAAAGCTCAAACGTGGAGAATACCGTACCCGCAACCACCAGAGGCGCAATGTCCGCAAGTTGCAAGGTGTAGGTCAACACTACGACTCTGAGTGA
- the LOC116605578 gene encoding uncharacterized protein LOC116605578, which yields MMIFNAAMHVHFRTKKREHVTKANDSYDATLNRQRKRSRLNTKTTLRKKTLRESSSINEERKGKYFEIMSVGYMSSEHTGSDGENEGSDEEAPKLLYKHKLLWRSEEADSLMAYLEKKIRKGRGQRSTNMMFRRKDGANSKRTAPIGAPDWAVKHQL from the exons ATGATGATTTTCAATG ctGCAATGCATGTCCATTTCAGAACTAAAAAGAGGGAGCATGTCACAAAAGCAAATGACAGTTATGATGCCACCTTAAACAGGCAGAGAAAGCGCAGCCGGCTTAACACA AAAACAACGCTACGAAAAAAGACCTTGAGGGAAAGCTCTAGCATCAACGAGGAGAGAAAAGGGAAATACTTTGAAATCATGTCTGTGGGCTATATGTCCTCAGAGCacacagggtctgatggagaaaATGAGGGGTCTGACGAGGAAGCACCTAAACTGCTTTACAAGCATAAGCTTCTATGGAGGAGTGAGGAGGCCGATTCATTGATGGCCtacttagaaaaaaaaattaggaagGGCAGGGGCCAGAGAAGCACAAACATGATGTTCAGGAGGAAAGATGGTGCTAATTCGAAAAGAACTGCACCAATTGGTGCTCCCGATTGGGCTGTGAAGCATCAGCTTTAG